A stretch of DNA from Vicia villosa cultivar HV-30 ecotype Madison, WI unplaced genomic scaffold, Vvil1.0 ctg.002580F_1_1, whole genome shotgun sequence:
TATGAAAAACAAAGACTTGACAACAGATTATGCCACTGATGGACAACAACAACTTTTGCAACGCCATGACATAGTAAAATAACATAAAGGTTTAATCCATAAATCAATTGGATAGGACAAGAAACACTCACAACTCTATAGGTTCCAGGCTTCACTGCTCCATAAATGTCTATGAAATCGAAAAGAAGCTACAAGATAGCAAAATAACAAATTGTTAGCAATAATGGCTACTTAACTTTATAGGCATGCCATCATAAATTAATGGACATacagaaaaaaattgttttgattTCCCTTCCTGTTTCAGCCTCATATCTCACAGCTGAAGAAAGCATTAGTTGGTCAAGATAATGAAGAACCAACTGAGAAATCATCTTAAAGTCTTTACCTGAAGCTTGTCAGTTTTGAAGAAACGTCGTTCACAACGACCACCGTCCGGCATTCGCACAACAATAGTAATTGCTTTTTCATCACCTAATGGAGGTTCATTTGCAAGCATAATACTTTTTGTATCAAGTATTTTCTCCATTTCCTGCAAAGAAGGTGAACGTGAACACAATTCAGTAATATTCTAAAACCAATTGGAAAGAAATTTTCAGTCAAAGCAATATAAGAAAAAGCCATAAGAATCGTATCTCATAGAAAGAACACGGGCTGGAGGCAAATTTTGTCGTACCGAAACTTTTATAAactcaaatttaaatttttattgttaCGTTCTCTTATAACACAAGTGTTTGTAACACGATTACCAAGTGAAACGTGCATGTTCAGAATACAGTGACCATTTTTTGAGAGTAGCTAATCTTAACCATTCATCTTGTATAGCTCAACTAACAGCGGGGAAAGTTAAGTTATAAACTCAGCAAATGTATTACCGTTCTTTCCGGCATCTTTTTGTGTGATTCTTCTTCCTTTGAAGAATGTGTTTCAGCTTTTTTGAGTGAATTCAATTCTTTTTGTCTATCAACTAGTAGTGACGCTAAATAGTCATCATCCTGCATAAAAATGTTGACACGTTATGCTATGCTTTCATGGACATTGATCATACAGTTACTGCAGGCTAGAATCTAAACCTGTTGTTTTCTTAGCAACTGAGTCTCGGATAATAATTGAGCTGTTGAACTGGATGAACACAGCCTCTTGGGATCTGTGTGTTTTTCTGAATTATGTTGCAGATCAGGTAAAGATGAAAATTTTTGAGAACTATGATCGAGAACTTCACTAAAAAATGCAGTTTCTATCAGCAATGCTTCCTTGAGCTCGTCAGAAGAAATATCACCCCACTACATTGGAAAATAAGGACAGAAGTGATTAACACACATGGGTCTTGAGTGTGTATATGAAAAATTGTATCAAGTTTATGAAATACCCACCTCTGGTCTGATTCTACTGGTGTTGGTTTTCTCTCCCTCGGCTGAAAGTTGTTTCACGCGAAGCTCGCGCATTGCTTCCTCTTGCTCTGCAGTCTAAATTTGACGCACTTGGAAGAATCAGAAAGAAACATGAGGACAGTACAATAAATTGAGTTATAGGATAAGAATAATAAGAAAATTATAAAACCTGCAAGGACAAGGAAATGACATTAGCCAAATCATCATCTTCTGGTTGAAAATTACTTCGAGGAAGCCCGTTGTCGGGCAAATcctgaaataatattttttttccaaaGAGGTGAAAACcttagaaaacaaaataaaagtaaaataaaaatatatatagttaAGTTTTATGCTATGTTACATTAGGAGCATTCCGCAAAGAGCGCTCTATGCTCTCCTTCTTCGAGGCTTCTATTGCAGCTTGAATCATTGCCTCCTCCGCATCTTGATCACGAACATTTGAAGCAGTTGACTGCGCTAAAGGGTAGTCATGCTGATAATCATTTGTTCGATAATACCCCTGACCATGAGATGATGAATTTCCACTCCTGTATGCACCTTCATAGCTCAATCCTTGTTGATAAGGCGACACAGGTGAACTATTGATCCCTGAGGGAATTCCCATCACCTCTCCTTGAGGAGAACCACGTGGTGATGCACTGCTCGAAAGCGTAGTAGAACCCAACCCATTACATACATCTCTGAGTTCTCTCCTATAGTTTGAGTCAAACAGTAGTGAAGGTCTAAATCTTCTTGCAGCGTTCAACAGAGGCGTAATTCCACTTGACCCGGCACGGTTTTGGTTGTTTTGATTATTTGCTTCAGAGTAATTATAGTGTGGGGTTGCAGTAGCAGCAGGATTTTGCTCTTGACTAgataataaaaaggaaaaaaactcaTCTTATGTCTAGTAAGATTCCAACTAACAAAGAcattaacaatgaaaggatatgaaaggaaataaaagaaattCTTTGTATGAACCACATTGCCATACATGAGCCTGTTTCCTTCGATAAAATGTGAATTCACAGCTTCATTTAGATTGCCTCCATATTCCTGCAGacaaaaatttgaaaagaaaaaaaaaaactccataAGTTCCCTtctttcaatcttcttcaaactcaatAAACACTACACCAACAACCAAATATTGTACATGTAATGCAATATTCGATAAATATTTCATAGTTATTTGGCCCCCTCAAGACCATGTTTCGCCACCACACATCATCCTCGTCTCTAACATGTCCACCATGCTTATTTTATTTTCGTATTGGTTCTTTACTGTTCAACACTCCATTTCATACAACATTGTCAATATTGTAGTTGTATGGTCAAATTTTCTCTTTAACTTGAGCGGTATTTTtgtatcatataaaatatttgaaaccTTCCTCCATTTAAGCCACTCATCTTGATTACGATGGTTTACTTCTCCTTCTATTTCACTGTCGTTTTGTACTTTACAACAACAATTAAGTTTATCTCATTAAGAGGGTCGGTTACATGGGTTACATGGGCCAACTTCCGTCATAATATTCTATAAATGAACATGCTTCTATCCAAATTGTTAATCTCAAGGTCTTTTttataacttctcttatagtttttcaaGGTCTTCCTCCTCTTCTAGTTTTGTGACTCCTCTCCATCTGCTACTCTCCTTACCGCATAATCTATTGGTTTTTTCTCTACATTCCTAAACCACGTAAGTCGATTTTATACGTTAAACCCAAAATATTTAAACCATGGAAAAGAAAAGAGTTGTGTTAAGTCTACAGGAATAAACAAATGCAACAATTATAATGTTATGGATCGGTCAAAGGCCCAAATAAAGAAAGTTCATCAGCTACTCTGAAACAAGGCCCAATAACTATTCTACCCAACTGTATACCTATATGCAAGTTACACTCACACTTTCTATACTTCACTCTATTCATTTTTAGATTCACTCAATAACTTTGACATTGAAGTGCTAACCTTGCATATATAAATTTGTGTTCAACCGCAACGGAAATTTGCAACACCGAACCATAAATCCATCAATTCAATTCACCCATAATTCTTATTCCTATCCGGAACATATAGTAAGGACTAAATTAGTAAATTCTTATTCtta
This window harbors:
- the LOC131639296 gene encoding plant UBX domain-containing protein 9-like isoform X1, which produces MTTPTPEAVATFMRITGASEFVAVQKLEEYGGNLNEAVNSHFIEGNRLIQEQNPAATATPHYNYSEANNQNNQNRAGSSGITPLLNAARRFRPSLLFDSNYRRELRDVCNGLGSTTLSSSASPRGSPQGEVMGIPSGINSSPVSPYQQGLSYEGAYRSGNSSSHGQGYYRTNDYQHDYPLAQSTASNVRDQDAEEAMIQAAIEASKKESIERSLRNAPNDLPDNGLPRSNFQPEDDDLANVISLSLQTAEQEEAMRELRVKQLSAEGEKTNTSRIRPEWGDISSDELKEALLIETAFFSEVLDHSSQKFSSLPDLQHNSEKHTDPKRLCSSSSTAQLLSETQLLRKQQDDDYLASLLVDRQKELNSLKKAETHSSKEEESHKKMPERTEMEKILDTKSIMLANEPPLGDEKAITIVVRMPDGGRCERRFFKTDKLQLLFDFIDIYGAVKPGTYRVVKSYPRRAYSINDSSATLNEVGLNNKNEALFLELI
- the LOC131639296 gene encoding plant UBX domain-containing protein 9-like isoform X2: MTTPTPEAVATFMRITGASEFVAVQKLEEYGGNLNEAVNSHFIEGNRLIQEQNPAATATPHYNYSEANNQNNQNRAGSSGITPLLNAARRFRPSLLFDSNYRRELRDVCNGLGSTTLSSSASPRGSPQGEVMGIPSGINSSPVSPYQQGLSYEGAYRSGNSSSHGQGYYRTNDYQHDYPLAQSTASNVRDQDAEEAMIQAAIEASKKESIERSLRNAPNTAEQEEAMRELRVKQLSAEGEKTNTSRIRPEWGDISSDELKEALLIETAFFSEVLDHSSQKFSSLPDLQHNSEKHTDPKRLCSSSSTAQLLSETQLLRKQQDDDYLASLLVDRQKELNSLKKAETHSSKEEESHKKMPERTEMEKILDTKSIMLANEPPLGDEKAITIVVRMPDGGRCERRFFKTDKLQLLFDFIDIYGAVKPGTYRVVKSYPRRAYSINDSSATLNEVGLNNKNEALFLELI